In Ptiloglossa arizonensis isolate GNS036 chromosome 10, iyPtiAriz1_principal, whole genome shotgun sequence, the genomic window GTTGAATTTCTTTTGGATCAACATGTTTCAACTGATGTTGAAGACAATGATAAATGGCAACCAGTTCATGCAGCTGCATGCTGGGGTCATGtaagaacaaaatattttacaaatgttaattaaattgttcaaataaaaagtattttctaACTTTATTATTTCTCTTCAGCTAGAAGTTCTTGAGTTATTAGTACAAAATGGAGCTGACTTAAATGCCAAGAATAAACATGATGAAACTCCAGCTGGTAAAAACGTTTTTGTCAAAAATTCTGTCACAAGGtcaatgttaataattaatacTAACATTAtatgttaaatttaattttatagatATTTGTGAAGATCCTGAGATAAGAGAAAGGATAATGGAACTTAAAACAGAACAAGAAAGTAAACGATTACGAGAAGCACAAGGAAGGCGGGTGCGCAGATCTCAAAGTATAAATACACGTACTCAAAGTGTAAGACGAACTTCGATCAGAGATAAAGTATTAACCACGAAAAAGGATGCTCAAGAAGAAGCTCGTCTTAGATTACAAGCGCAACAGGTAACAGAATTTCACTATGTTTTAAATTATACCCTATAAAAAAAGCGTTTTTTGAAcatattattagtattagaaaTTATTGGAATTAAGTAATATGAAAATGATATACTTTAGACATACGTTGGCGGTTCAACTGCAAATATGCCTCAAACGGAAAATGAATTTAATGCACGAGATAATACAAATAATGAGACAGATTCTAGTGCACCTCCAACAGCAATACGAAAAGCTCCTGAGGGAAAGGATAATGAATCTTTTCTTCAGGAAGACGTCGATAAAGAATCAGGTATATTCCAAAACATGTTACACTCGCATCGGTTGTGGTTAAGTAGAATCCTCTGGTAAATGGTAGTTTTGTGCATAAAATCATGtaaaagaaagtataacgtgttgTGTCCATTAAAATCGTGCGTTCGTATTGCATAACTCGACCTTGGTAACGTGACATAGTAATTATAAATTCACAATGTAACATGCGCGTGTTATGTCAAAACAGAATTCATTTGTGTTTTGAAATAATAAAGGAAACTCATTCTTAATTCAAGGAAAGATTTGCCACAGATTAATGAAAGCCAATTTCGAATCTGTAaccagaaataaaatttattactcAGAATGAATGTGCATTATTATGGTAGTATAGAGAAAGTAGTACAGTAGTTTTTACTGATAAATTATcaagaaaatttttaagtattgATCATTTATcagcaatttcttttttctgttaTTACTGCGTCGTGCTCCTGAATAATTGCGAGGTCAGTTTTCTATGTCACTTTTCTATTTATGTAAACGTACTATTGAACGCTgcgtttgtattatttttgaactttctatattatatatttcaaaatattgatcCATAACGTGTTAAATTATCTTTATATGTTGTATGCATACGCAATGTGTTTttctctttgaaaatattcttctggTATGAAGACATTCATTATTTTAACTACGTCAAGTTTTTTGTGGCAAGGGTTAAGTTGTATTGGCTTTCTTCTTAGCACTTTTTTGTAAATCACATGTTAGCATTTAGCAGAGCTTATTGACTGTTATATGCGAAAAGGCATTACGATAAGTTCatcaattattttaaacgaactttttataactttatttttatacttAATACAATTCAGAGCGTTCAAAACTTAAACGCACACATTACACAAATAACTTAATATActtcatttttttattatacttcaGGTATATAAGTAGAATGAAGACAACTATTACATACATTTCGAATGTCTTTCCTATCATCACTTTTtaaactaaataaataattagcgaCATAGTAACGTTTGATAAtggaattttccatttcttagtaaaaaaaattaattagagTTTGAACTATACTGCAGTACATTCATAATTAATATTCAACGAGCAATTTCACATATACTTATTACATATCATATAAAAGAGTGTTAGTAAAATAAAACATATTTCGTCTATAAAACATATCGATCAACTTTTATATATGTATTAGATCTGTGAGAAAGTTctattctttttcatttaaattttatGATGTCACATACATCAAGATTAGTGATAGCTCTACTGTTAATAAGTACAATCTTTTTTTCATATATGCAGCTTTTAAGTTActcatttattaataatattttggaaAGATAGTGGATTCATTTCTTGAACAGTCCACAGCACGTATAATATTAAAGTCACACTTTATCAGCAAACATTTTCACActacaaaattttgtaaacgaaaatgttcaatttcttgaaaaattatactattttataaCTTGACACGTTTATATTAACTAAAAAGACACTTAAACCAACTTAGAATCTTTCTATTCGATACTAGGTATGAAGAAGAGTGAAAAGATTTTCTCACAGACCTAACATTTTGGTTCTGCTGATGACAAACTGTATTTACTCATTATTAATTACGTACTCGCGCAATGTGTCTTCCTGTCTTTTAATTTTATCGCTAAACGATAAAGTCGTTACGAGGTCAGTTGTGTCACGACATCAaatcgttttacattataaatacCATATAGTCATTCATGGATTTCCACTCTAGATTCCACATCAAATCGATCATACTGATGCAACGTTTTTTATGTAATTGTAATTGCATATGTGTtaatttggaagtaaaaaataatgtattatgaatcttaattaattttgcaaattaATGTGATTACAGCTGACTTGAGTTTCTGTATGCTATAGAgaagtaaatttgtaaattttagcTAAGTAGATTTTGATTTACTATAATTAGAGAAGTTcaataagaaatataaattataaggtactaatattgaataatattatgtagtaaattaattattattaaaaatgatttaatcCATGGTTGTTTCATTATATTACTTATTATGTTTATTGTTACACCTTAATGAATTTGATTATAATTCTATGTGAATTAAAATTGGTACTTCAAAAAGTGATTGATTTGAGATGGTATTAATCgattataatgaaaaatatgttgtttGGACATTGACACAGCACAAAATAACATTAATTCGTACTTCGAGGAAACATGAAGTAAGTGATTTCAATGTTCCAGAGAATTCAACTATTGTGCATGCTTTACATGTATATTTTCCTATATACGAGGGGTTTGCATACAATTTCTAGATTGTAAATTACACCTTCTTTTTGAAATTAGTGTATTTAAGATTGAAAGCTTGAGGATTTATTTTACAAGCTGCTAAAGTAATAAACAAAAGTTCATTATTTATCGGAGCAGAGAAGAAACAAACAAGTTGttaaaagtttcttctttcttctgaaAACAAAAAGTCTGGAAACTTAATAAATGCAATGATTCGTTAGTGGAATATAGAAGGTGGAGGAGAAAGTGTTCATGTAGGTACATGTAGAATATAGAAACACGTTTCTGGTGTTCTATTGTGCAATGTTTTTAACGCTTATCGCTAAAGCATGTAACGCTTAGCGCATGGCTACTAATTAATACTAgtcgagtttttttttaaagtacaaTTGCAGTGTATAAGAAAAGGGATTAGGTGGAGGGTTACACGAGGTGAAATTACGAGTGAAATGGAATGGAATGAGAGGAGAGGGAAACAAATTTCGCGTAAACCTCAAGGAAGAAAACTAGCGTTGGATTTACATGTTTGCCTCGGCAGTGACAGGGTCCGATTCACCGGTCGGTAATCAGCAGCCGATCTACACGCCAGACCGTGACACCAATGGCAAGATCAACATACACGTCTCAGTAGTTTTTGTCAAATCATTATCGGATTTGAAGAAACAGAGGGCACAAAATCGGCATATATCTACTGGTTCAATAGATGCCAATGGAAATGGCATTCCTGTATCGCCCATTGCCAATTCTGAACTCAACACTGGTGGAGATTTTCAGCGATTCACCGGAAATACCAGTGACATTGTTGGTGATAATCATTCTGAGAAAAGTTGTTGCACTGTCATGTAACACTTTTCTTCCTCCTTCACCTTTTTTCTTCtgcatttaatttcttttattcttgtGTTTTTACCATAAGAACACTTACTATTGTAAACACTCCAATTGAGGTGTTCTTTTGATTAAAAAACTCAACAATTGTACAGAATTGAACAAAATTCTACTTGAATATGGTATAAACTAATGCATTTTGATTTTAAATAGTTTGAAATCTCTTATTGAGATATTTTCTctttatataattataagaaAATCGTGTAGATTTTCACAAATGAATTATCACTAAATTCATAAATGAATTATCAGTATATATTGTACTTAAACGATTAGTTATGTAACAATTAGGATGCAAGAGATAATTTTAATGGAATTTAAAGATGTGCTTTGAATTTgtacagaattttatttattaccgcgtaaaataatgtatatttcgaacaataattattgaattgtatattGCGCAAAACGCGCCTTTACACCTAATGTATATGATACCGTACCGAGTATTTCCCgtgtttttttataaaatgttagtcataaagaatatttttttatattaatttagatATCTGTATTTCTGCGAACacatttatttgtaaattttgatgTGTGTCGTTACTCTACTATACTATATACCCTACTTTCTTCCTTTAAAATACATCATGAATTGTATGATACTTACTCAAACTTAATTTTGTATCCTACGGAtcttaatattactattttatcAGTGTGATATATACAATAGTATATTTTACAAACACTGATAAAATGTACATTCCAGTACATCTAGAAAACTATTTAATTTACACAGTTTAAATGTCATTTACAATAATGATACTTTTTCAAATAAGACTTAATTTTCTGTAAGTAATTGTGAAcatgttaaaattattttacaaaaaatgttgtatttaatttttgaatatacTCAATAACTCATGTACATTATCAAAattgatattatatttttaattcatatTACAGTCAACAAAATgtaatctttatttatttacagttgTTATTTTAGGAGATATTGCTTCTAAAAATACATGTATAGATAAAAAATGTTTTGATATACTTATTGTTAATACAGATAGTGTACTTTTTACAAGATACAAAtgcaaaaatgaacaaaatcaatgccttcaatttcaaaatattatatttattttaattggtATGCATATaatgaattatttacaaaaatgaaatattacgttaCTTTCCAATACTTGTTAAAAATAACTCTGCCTTTTTAGTTGTAAATGCTGTCCtaagttttcgaaaatatttaaaaatttcctgACATTTTTCTTTATCCAACGCGCATAGTCACGTGATTGTACTAGTTAAAGACAGCTTATCAAAATGTGTGGAGAAAACAGTTAATAAATGAATCTTGTCAATTTTTAACAGAATAGACAGCACTTGCATCGATTTCATTACAAAAGGTTTCGTATTGTTTGCATCAAAGTTTTTGGTGACAAAACCGATAAAGTACAAAAATGATTGTGTGTTTACGCGCGTACTACTGTCGCTAAATGAATGGTTCTTCTTTCAGGACACTTGTAATTACAGAAACGTTCGTATCAATGATTGCACTACATTTAATCATGTTGCTACGCAGgaatttaaccagaattggatATCGCAATACAGTATGTTACCATTACTAAGCGTTTTTCTCGATATCTAAGAATTAAATTGTGTGCGATTAGAACCACTGTGATACGATTTGACATTTTGATTACTGTATGGTATCGTGCAACTTATTCttatttcgaaacaaatttattaattttgtcgTGTACGACCAATGTTTACAAGTTAATATATTACATGCACGCATCATAATTGTTTAACAAAAACATCTAATAGTCAGGAAGTAAAAGATACGATAATAACCTCTATCTAGGATAGATATCACGAAAGTACCGCACTTTTTGAATGTCGAGGAACTGAGCTTAGCATGTAGGATAGTGAAATTACATCAGTCGGTCCAGCAATTGTTATCTTGTTTAACGGATACGTGTGGTATaaattttctgatgcaacttgtacagaaaatttatcgagttccGTTTAAATTGGCAATCAATACTGTTTGTACACAATGAAGTTTGACATATATCAATAACAGTGTTTTGTTACACAAGAGGTTAATATCGGTATTCTCAATCTTATTAATTTTCAgattgtgtatatgtatatatgtatatttcagtCTGAAGCACTTACAAAACAACtccaaaaaataattcttaatgAAAGACTAAAGGATACTACGTCGTGTCGCGGAGCACGTTTCCCATCTTTGAACGATGGGCCACGATTGGTATAACGGAAAGTGTAAATAGAAATACTATACCAATAGAGTCAATAAATTGAATTCAAGTTTTGAACATGTAAGAATGAACGGATAAAAATTAGGAGGGAGTAGTAGAGTTATGTTCGTGGAGTAGGGAAAGAAAGAGGTGGGAGACGAGTAGATAAAAAGTACAGCTGTCTGAAGCACGCGGTAGTTTCTTGTGTTCTTTCTATCTCGAATAAGGTATCTCTCGTAAATTTAAAGTGAACTTTATTTCGATAGctgttctcttttttcttcgtctcttcttaATCTTATTGTCTTATTGTAAAttaaggtaaacaattttttgagtttaattaaaattcggtTACTTTCGTTTTCAGTTAATTTAAACTAAGAAAAAGTCTCAGTATGCACAGGTGAGCtctattatagaaaaatttggtCACTATGGTAACTGATTAAAATTAACCGAAGATTGTAGCAATAATGCATTGATTACTtcgagtataaaaaaaattaattaaagtaaCAAACGTCTAGATCTCTGAACTGGCGACATATTTTTGTGACGacaataaaaattccatttttttttttttcttagttatTAGTAATCCGTTTCTAAAATCCTTAGTAGTCACAATTGAATGAGGGTTTAGATAATCGAGGTATATGGTTAGTGTGTGGTACCGTGTCGTACCGTGTCGTCTAATATACAGAGTGAATCACATAACTCAATCGTCTTGATCATTTCCGTTATGCGTAAAATGATCTAAATCTTTCATACTTGAACATTTGATTCCCACAGTCGTATAATCCGATTATACTACATTTTTTTACAAGTCATTTTCTTTGTTAGTCCACATTTGGTGgaaattaaagaaacaaatacTTTTCATTGTTGGAACTAAAAGCACTATCGAGTAAACTATTCGAAACTATTCACAATATCACTGACATTTTCAGCAATTTTTAGAGAATATCAAACATCAATCTTAACGGTATATAACAATGCTTAGTTACGCGTTAAAATGTTAGCGTGAAAGAACGGCATTCGTTGTTCAAGTACATCGAAGACGATGAACAGCATTTTAAACACTTTGTAAGATTGATAATCTTTATTCTAACGGTGAAAATATATTGTATAGGAcgcataaaaaatagaaaagaaatcgtttgcaaatttatattttcaaagacaGAATGTTTAGAAGAAATGATCGACAAACTTTAAAGTACGTTCTTTCTTGAAGACTTAGCAAATAAAGAAGCGAATGtgacaattttgaaagaaactgatattgtaaaaatgtattatgttcgaattgtaaatatttctggATGAAATTGTAtaagagaaagaatttttgaacaGTTCGTTTAAAAGTGGAAATTATCAAGGTGATCGAGTTATATGGTTCACCCTGTATATGTATTTGgtcgtacttttttttttgtaggcgGATCGGACCTGTACCTTATACATACCGGGTGTTCTaaaagaacaggaatttctgaacgtAAAGCTATGAGGACAATGAACAGTATTAAGATAGTCCTTTAACTATAAAGTGAATGAACCCCAAACGGAAAACTTAGAAAAGTTAGATTTTGTCGGTGCCAAAATGCTTAAAGTCGTTTCGTGTATTATTCTCCTTTTGAACGTGAAAGAGGTAAACGTCgttcattttgaaaattgtaaactTTCGCTAAGAACATTTCGTCGAGACGTATCAAATTCTATAGAAAACTTTACTCATGTATCGCGCGTATTCATTATTTTGCTGCGCGTAAATCTTCCGAATGTGAATTGTCGAAATGACGAATAAATTGTTACATGAATTTTGagcgattaaaatatttatatgttcTATGGTCAAATAGAAACATTGTATTAATGATTCAAACACCGTACAACGAATTTATTCAACATTCGGACAATTGACATTCTTAACGTTTCACGTGATGTGACACATCACGCAATACGAATCAAATGTTCTAAATTAAAATCATTTATGCAATACAAATACATTCATTTTATATCTTTTAATATTAGTCGTTCGTATAAATGTAAATTCATCGATCATTAATTGCGAACGCTCCTAAAATTCTAACGGCTCAAACATCGAACTgtcgtttttgaaaaattgcttCAAAAGTTGTTGAGAAATAAGACgttgttacaatttatttttttcaatatcaGGGGACGATGATTGTCCCACGGATCTCTTCAACACGGCATACTTTTATACCTTGTCAATTGCAGCGTAACCGTTATTTAACAGGTTTCGCGCGCATTTATTGGATCGCGGCCCTCGCGTTAATATTATTAACTggtttattaaatttcaattcggATTTTGTAACGACCTTTGTAATAATTTgatttttccctttttcttaATGTGCTGCAATTGGATGTTCACTAGTCGAATAAAATGCCTGGACAACTGGAAGAGATCAAAGCGAAGCGCGCTACTTTTGGAATGGGCTGCTTTTGGGCAGGTGATTGCCTCTTCGGTGTATTACCCGGAGTCATCAGAACCTGCGTAGGATACGCCGGTGGACAAAAGGAGTCACCAACCTACAGAAATATGTACGTTGCATTGTTTTTTATAAGAATCTTTCCTATATCTTTCCATTCAATAATTCCCATGGTTATTTTTTATGCAGCGGGGACCACACAGAAGTCGTCGATATCGAATACAATCCCGATGTGATATCGTACAAGCAGCTACTTGCCCTCTTTTGGCAGAATCACGAATACAGTCTTACCAAGAAGATCAAGAGACAGgtagctcgatcgatcgatcgatcgtttttctcATGTTTTATTTTCGTTGAAATCGGCGGTGATCAGATTCACACAGTTTTAACGCGGACAGTACGAACTGAAACGCAATGTTCTGCTTTCGAAaagtaatgaaaatgaaattgattatctataaattttattcagcaAATTGTATCGCGAGTCTAGGAAGTACCGCGTTCTATTTGATAGTGTGAGAAAAATGTGATCGATTGATACAGACTCGGAGAAGGAAATCAAAAGGGTATTCATTAGCATAGTGTAGAATTATCGATGTTGTGAACTTGGCATGAAATTTGAATCCCATTTCGGTTATTGAACTCGGTATACTCGAGG contains:
- the Mypt-75d gene encoding myosin phosphatase targeting subunit 75D isoform X1, whose amino-acid sequence is MEHSDLVAEMVHVERLTTQERLHLARHRRLQQLKVWRQREKEWMRHQTRHTSNKRHIYFNDSVMLLEAAARNDIDEVRRLLKKGVNPDSTNEDGLTALHQCCIDDNEEMMKLLIEFGANVNAEDSEKWTPLHAAATCGHLHLVKNLIARGANLLAVNADGNMPYDICEDEKTLDCIEGEMARRGVTQELIDETRASIEVQMLRHLQHIASVGGDLEYKDHQGATPLHIAAANGYLRVVEFLLDQHVSTDVEDNDKWQPVHAAACWGHLEVLELLVQNGADLNAKNKHDETPADICEDPEIRERIMELKTEQESKRLREAQGRRVRRSQSINTRTQSVRRTSIRDKVLTTKKDAQEEARLRLQAQQTYVGGSTANMPQTENEFNARDNTNNETDSSAPPTAIRKAPEGKDNESFLQEDVDKESVTGSDSPVGNQQPIYTPDRDTNGKINIHVSVVFVKSLSDLKKQRAQNRHISTGSIDANGNGIPVSPIANSELNTGGDFQRFTGNTSDIVGDNHSEKSCCTVM
- the Mypt-75d gene encoding myosin phosphatase targeting subunit 75D isoform X2, with protein sequence MEHSDLVAEMVHVERLTTQERLHLARHRRLQQLKVWRQREKEWMRHQTRHTSNKRHIYFNDSVMLLEAAARNDIDEVRRLLKKGVNPDSTNEDGLTALHQCCIDDNEEMMKLLIEFGANVNAEDSEKWTPLHAAATCGHLHLVKNLIARGANLLAVNADGNMPYDICEDEKTLDCIEGEMARRGVTQELIDETRASIEVQMLRHLQHIASVGGDLEYKDHQGATPLHIAAANGYLRVVEFLLDQHVSTDVEDNDKWQPVHAAACWGHLEVLELLVQNGADLNAKNKHDETPADICEDPEIRERIMELKTEQESKRLREAQGRRVRRSQSINTRTQSVRRTSIRDKVLTTKKDAQEEARLRLQAQQTYVGGSTANMPQTENEFNARDNTNNETDSSAPPTAIRKAPEGKDNESFLQEDVDKESVEFFFKVQLQCIRKGIRWRVTRGEITSEMEWNERRGKQISRKPQGRKLALDLHVCLGSDRVRFTGR
- the Mypt-75d gene encoding myosin phosphatase targeting subunit 75D isoform X3, producing the protein MEHSDLVAEMVHVERLTTQERLHLARHRRLQQLKVWRQREKEWMRHQTRHTSNKRHIYFNDSVMLLEAAARNDIDEVRRLLKKGVNPDSTNEDGLTALHQCCIDDNEEMMKLLIEFGANVNAEDSEKWTPLHAAATCGHLHLVKNLIARGANLLAVNADGNMPYDICEDEKTLDCIEGEMARRGVTQELIDETRASIEVQMLRHLQHIASVGGDLEYKDHQGATPLHIAAANGYLRVVEFLLDQHVSTDVEDNDKWQPVHAAACWGHLEVLELLVQNGADLNAKNKHDETPADICEDPEIRERIMELKTEQESKRLREAQGRRVRRSQSINTRTQSVRRTSIRDKVLTTKKDAQEEARLRLQAQQTYVGGSTANMPQTENEFNARDNTNNETDSSAPPTAIRKAPEGKDNESFLQEDVDKESVQLQCIRKGIRWRVTRGEITSEMEWNERRGKQISRKPQGRKLALDLHVCLGSDRVRFTGR